The genomic region CCCGTACTGCATGATCCACTACGGCAAGCCCTACCTCGAGGCCGTGGGCGCCGTGGTCGCGGGCATCGCGCTCGGCTCTCTCTCGATGCGAACGAAGAGCATCTACCAGGGGTTCTTCGTGCACATCACCGTGGCGGCGCTGATGGACTGGCTGTCGCTCGCGCATCGGCACGCCCTGCCCACCCACATCTGGCCCTGAGAAGCGCGCGCCCGCTCGAAGCTCGTGAGGTAAGGAGAAGCTCGTGATCGACTACCGGGTGCTCGTCGCCGCCATCGCGTTCTTGCTCGTGCTGCTGTGGCGTTTTCGGCCTGAGCTCTCGAGCGACGACGCGCGCCCGCCGGTGCGCGGGCTGGAGGCCGCCAAGACCGACGCGGAGCGCGTGGACATCCTCGTGACGGCGGGTGAGCGCTACGCGCACCGCATCGGCGGGGCGCGCAAGGCCTCGGCGTGCTTTACGCGGGCCACCCGCATCGCGCCCGAATCGGTCGATCTCGTCGTCCGCGGCGCGCGGGCCCTCAAGCGGCACCCGCGCATCCTCGAGACCTTCCTGTGGCGGCGGCTCGGGGCCGCCCCTTGGGCAGGGCCGGAGCGCGAGGTCGCGAGAGCGGCGCTCGCCGAGCTCGTGACCGTCTACGACGCGGCCTCGCGGACGCGACCGCGCGCGCGAGCGCTCGAGCAGGTGCTCGCCTCGCTCGACTCGGTCGCCGCCGCGCCGCCCGCCGCGCCGCCCGACGCCAAAGACGCGTCCTGAGCCGACCCACGCGCTTGTTGCGCTGCGCTGCGCTCTCGGGCACCATCACACCATGCTCACGGTGGGCAGAATGTCGCTGCGCGGCTGCGTGATGGCGCTCGGCTTGGTGGCGCTGCCGCTGACGGCCGCCGCCGACATTTACAAGTGGACCGACGCCGACGGCGTCGTGCACTTCACGTCGAAGGCCGACCCCAAGGGGAAGCTCTACCTGAAGGCGGCGCCGCCGCCCGCGAACGCCGTGCGTCCCGGGGTCACGCCGTTCGCCCCGCAAGACCGCGATCTGTCCCGCTACACGCGCTACGACGAGTGGATCCGGCAAGCGTCCGCGCTCTACCAAATCCCGGAGGCGCTGGTCCGCGCGGTCATCAAGGTGGAGAGCGACTACGACGCGCGCGCGGTCAGCTACGCGGGGGCGCGCGGGCTCATGCAGCTCATGCCCCAGACGGCGGAGCGGCTCCAGGTGCGCGACATCAACGATCCGCGCGAGAACATCTTCGGCGGCGTGAGGTTCTTGCGCATCCTCGCCAATGCGTTCAACGGCGATCTCTCCCTCACCGTGGCGGGCTACAACGCGGGAGAAGAGGCCGTGATGCGCTACCAGGGCATCCCGCCTTACCAGCAGACCCGCGACTACGTCGTGAAGGTCTCGAAGTACTACCAGCGTTACCGCACGACCCCCGACGTCGTCGACGCGAGCATCGGCCGCCTCGAGTGAGGCGCGGCCCGCGGCGCGGGCAGGCTGTGAACTTGGCCCGCCCGAGACGGGCCTCGTAGTGTGGGCGTGTGCGTACCCAAACCTACATCGGCGCCTCGCTCGCTCTCCTCGCCACCTCGCTCTTCGCGCCGGCCGCGGCCGCGAAGCCGCCCGCCGTCGAGCTCCTCCGCCGCGCGGAGACCGGGTCGATGCCGAAGGGAGCCTCGCTCTCGCCGGACGGCAACACGGTGTACGTCACGAATTTCGGTCAGC from Myxococcales bacterium harbors:
- a CDS encoding lytic transglycosylase domain-containing protein translates to MLTVGRMSLRGCVMALGLVALPLTAAADIYKWTDADGVVHFTSKADPKGKLYLKAAPPPANAVRPGVTPFAPQDRDLSRYTRYDEWIRQASALYQIPEALVRAVIKVESDYDARAVSYAGARGLMQLMPQTAERLQVRDINDPRENIFGGVRFLRILANAFNGDLSLTVAGYNAGEEAVMRYQGIPPYQQTRDYVVKVSKYYQRYRTTPDVVDASIGRLE